The Toxorhynchites rutilus septentrionalis strain SRP chromosome 3, ASM2978413v1, whole genome shotgun sequence genome includes a region encoding these proteins:
- the LOC129778859 gene encoding U3 small nucleolar RNA-associated protein 6 homolog, with the protein MGEFIEKRRELSIHEYEFMKHLKLFTEEEIRDIKNKRFQHEHKVERRTKELIDFINYIVYENNLLELLAERRSKLRIRDGKHSLEKSIENRIRVLYRRAMDRFPTEYRLWVHYLKHCEKHGFTSEGSRTLDKMLNFHGDRPNAWICAANWEYTQANDVERARHFMFRGLQRHPKCRELYLNFLALHFKEMEKIVENSAENDEKLDDNNPMLCKTLEYIQLIYKHYEKKNNDLDFYVDLIHSLKDLKLLKSFADQVTEDMKTAFTTKEKMWHTLALLALDGSQVLENSEDRDCTEDMEAPTFKSAEDDGSFRERLERCVQVYDDGLKVLPTKQMWTYYIETMLKINEDMSSQQKLRRKVLGAAFKKAYESNSLEEDKFVQYLKLLIHGDITQKPFITEVFHKATEAYPSSCAFWELYLNYLVRNDATTDEIEFFFARSLQQCTTNPLPLWKARFQCYNTRLELSDKLEQMLKEAIVQTAPISNHFQPRYLEFVTDSQDINSARKAYQELQKACAPCLDLHKKMAELESIQPQPDISHWRICHENATQYFGTTSVEVWIDYIKFELSNGSPKNMQSLYERAKARLDADLVGEFVTGYELLRVN; encoded by the coding sequence ATGGgtgaatttattgaaaaacgACGGGAGCTTTCCATCCACGAGTATGAATTTATGAAACATCTTAAACTGTTCACGGAGGAGGAAATCCGTGACATCAAAAACAAGCGATTCCAGCATGAGCACAAAGTGGAACGACGCACGAAAGAGTTGATAGACTTTATCAACTATATTGTGTACGAAAATAATCTGCTGGAGCTGTTGGCGGAACGCAGGTCGAAGCTAAGGATTCGGGACGGCAAGCACAGTTTGGAGAAAAGCATAGAGAATCGCATCCGGGTGCTGTACAGGCGGGCTATGGACAGGTTCCCAACGGAGTATCGTCTGTGGGTGCATTATTTGAAGCACTGCGAGAAGCATGGTTTTACATCGGAGGGATCCCGAACGTTGGACAAAATGTTGAATTTTCATGGCGACAGGCCGAACGCTTGGATATGTGCTGCAAACTGGGAGTACACCCAGGCAAATGATGTCGAGCGGGCGAGACATTTCATGTTCCGGGGTCTTCAGCGGCATCCGAAATGTAGAGAGTTGTATCTAAATTTTCTGGCACTGCATTTTAAGGAGATGGAGAAAATAGTGGAAAATTCTGCGGAGAATGACGAAAAACTGGACGACAATAATCCGATGCTATGCAAAACATTGGAGTACATCCAGCTGATTTATAAGCACTATGAGAAGAAGAATAATGATTTAGACTTTTACGTTGATCTTATTCACAGTTTAAAGGATTTGAAGCTGCTGAAAAGCTTCGCGGATCAAGTGACGGAAGATATGAAGACTGCTTTCACTACGAAGGAGAAGATGTGGCATACGTTGGCACTCCTTGCACTGGATGGATCCCAAGTTTTGGAAAATAGCGAAGATCGTGACTGTACAGAGGATATGGAGGCTCCAACTTTCAAATCTGCTGAAGACGATGGCTCATTCCGGGAACGCCTTGAACGATGCGTTCAAGTTTACGACGATGGTCTGAAAGTTCTTCCAACGAAGCAGATGTGGACTTATTATATAGAAACAATGCTCAAAATTAATGAGGATATGTCGTCCCAACAGAAGCTTCGACGTAAAGTGCTTGGAGCTGCCTTCAAAAAAGCATACGAAAGTAATTCTCTAGAAGAGGATAAATTTGTACAGTATCTAAAGCTTTTGATTCACGGTGATATCACACAAAAACCATTCATCACCGAGGTGTTCCATAAAGCCACTGAAGCTTATCCCAGTTCATGTGCATTCTGGGAACTTTACCTGAACTATCTGGTAAGAAATGACGCAACCACAGATgagattgaattttttttcgccaGATCCCTCCAACAGTGCACAACAAATCCTCTCCCTCTTTGGAAAGCTCGTTTCCAATGTTACAATACCCGCTTAGAACTATCGGACAAGCTCGAGCAAATGTTAAAAGAAGCAATCGTACAAACAGCGCCAATATCAAACCACTTCCAGCCTCGCTACTTAGAGTTCGTGACCGATAGCCAAGATATTAACTCAGCTCGTAAGGCATATCAAGAGTTGCAAAAAGCGTGCGCGCCTTGCTTGGATCTTCACAAGAAAATGGCCGAACTGGAATCAATTCAACCGCAGCCCGACATTAGCCATTGGAGAATATGCCACGAAAATGCGACTCAATATTTTGGGACCACGAGtgtggaagtgtggattgattACATCAAATTCGAACTGAGCAATGGTTCGCCTAAAAATATGCAATCACTATACGAGCGGGCAAAAGCGCGATTGGATGCCGATCTGGTTGGGGAATTTGTCACAGGATATGAACTGTTAAGAGTTAACTGA